The proteins below come from a single Melospiza melodia melodia isolate bMelMel2 chromosome 12, bMelMel2.pri, whole genome shotgun sequence genomic window:
- the EEF1AKMT4 gene encoding EEF1A lysine methyltransferase 4 — MERRRASAAPPRYGRRRFWDELYRREGAETREWLGGLSRFLPQLEPELRPGDRILVLGCGNSALSHDLHELGYTDVTSIDFSAACIAAMRARYARCPGLRWAVMDIRALAFPDASFDVVLEKGTLDVLLVEETDPWHVSPQAAAAMRRVLAEVSRVLRPGGCFISITFAQPHFRKPHYAQEAFGWSLRHAACGDGDAGAFHYFLYVMRKGQPLEPRDVALGHHLHQPPPGPAPPPPPAPPDDDEDYLLAIQL; from the exons ATGGAGCGGCGGCGCGCATCCGCCGCCCCCCCCCGGTACGGGCGGCGCCGGTTCTGGGACGAGCTGTACCGGCGGGAGGGCGCCGAGACCCGCGagtggctgggggggctctcccgcTTTCTGCCGCAGCTGGAGCCCGAGCTGCGCCCCGGTGACCGCATCCTCGTCCTCG GCTGTGGCAACAGCGCCCTGAGCCACGACCTGCACGAGCTGGGCTACACCGACGTCACCAGCATCGACTTCTCGGCCGCCTGCATCGCGGCCATGCGCGCCCGCTACGCCCGCTGCCCCGGCCTGCGCTGGGCCGTCATGGACATCCGCGCCCTCGCCTTCCCCGACGCCTCCTTCGATGTGGTGCTGGAGAAGGGCACCCTCGACGTGCTCCTGGTGGAGGAAACCGACCCCTGGCACGTCTCGCCCCAGGCGGCCGCGGCGATGCGCCGGGTGCTGGCGGAG GTGAGCCGGGTGCTGCGCCCAGGGGGCTGCTTCATCTCCATCACCTTCGCCCAGCCCCACTTCCGCAAGCCCCACTACGCCCAGGAGGCCTTTGGCTGGTCCCTGCGCCACGCTGCCTGCGGGGACGGCGACGCCGGAGCCTTCCACTATTTCCTGTACGTGATGCGCAAGGGGCAGCCCCTGGAGCCCCGGGATGTGGCCCTGGGGCACCACCTGCACCAGCCCCCcccgggccccgccccgccgccgccccccgcccccccgGACGATGATGAGGACTATCTGCTCGCCATCCAGCTCTGA
- the VWA5B2 gene encoding von Willebrand factor A domain-containing protein 5B2 isoform X1, whose product MPGLYALVSWEALPLKSSTVKACANGYSLSITAHLLYTNPHKEPVEGIFIYPLEESEVVAGFEAAAGSRRVTFQLQSRQRVQECCLQCGPGIGPGPGRPRRCTSGHLVLDEDVERSTFIIVTGTLCPSESLAVTLSTVQELPTLPDGALRLLLPPILTPHVPADPESEPASLCDDRLALCPTSCFGGPGARSQSPTVVPADSVDVFRGRPYNPFPYEFSFELLVKGPCLLAGLESPSHALRADADPWANSATTTCVTLAEPHRYDRDLEIILYPCEPHSPHLVIEDGTMTYPEYEAHIRGRRDYVRIARKDSSGERQVAFVQKRFHKDIFPNPVLMLNFCPAVEGVPGALQSVTREILFLIDRSDSISGPDLDKVKEALLVALKSLPSGTLLNLASFGADIKPLFPSSRLCSNETLRRACKYLGGLRADPGGTNLLAALGWALAQPLHHGYPRQLFLLTGAAAGSASRILRLVRRQASTVRCFSFGMGPHACRRLLKAMAKVSRGRAEFLSPSERLQPKLIKSLKKAIEPAISDITIDWYVPDSMEALLSPTELPALYPGDRLVSYCVLYSIARFGDRRPLGQDGARQSSRGSAFLSQQDVPSPGESHQPSQSHPGTGDASLDVFSGSTEVSERSIDPVSGGDIWKRIYQPSYIQEQYVLTHCSVSTDRSQGLLSRSSTSSESTGSRDVALEGGSSGPGADVTSQQGQKSLSLCESSTKSAPLPSAPAGTKVTVALSTEELARQKKALARAALAGRSFSTPHGELDAHRLCQALEKVSQKRNQSLEGRLDELGPQARQMLPGAAESNNLLSPTHLDWDMLVEPSYLFSASPAPEAGQPGLGDASAPLHCQVVIHALRAGTPVSWEVTASLEPLLQPREGPGRGDPPRRAAKAWDKPLHRLAARSVVRDNESVAQREAKLEQGLARRFRLKAVQTSKACNVPSLYTRLVPVDGATQTALPAAPEVWGVAGSAGRTRAAAAGNWHHRSSSAAQGQQQEAAEQDEAPGTAERDEIARSLGSISSPTFGWEKQNYSNGPPSSPSTTSMGSQKSTESIAGSRFSLSRRRGPSLALRPQCLSPESERSSNHASHDYLPLVQLQQARGPFQLTESFSEVVQIPLDRLRRASPYASHRASLSPVSPGARSLPEAAAGAEEGEEPLPAPQPSSPPSRSTCSEVPSAAAWAQADSGHGSESDTGPHSAAPSEAGGSCQDVGPEDLESASWATAVALAWLEHRCAGFFEEWELVAAKADAWLWAQRLPEGVDVGCLKGAARHLFLLLRHWDENIKLNMLCYNPNNV is encoded by the exons ATGCCAGGCCTCTACGCCCTCGTGTCCTGGGAGGCTCTGCCCCTGAAGAGCTCCACGGTGAAGGCTTGTGCCAACGGGTACTCCCTGAGCATCACCGCTCACCTCCTGTACACCAACCCCCACAAGGAGCCCGTGGAAG GCATCTTCATCTACCCGCTGGAGGAGTCGGAGGTGGTGGCTGGCTTTGAGGCGGCGGCGGGCAGCCGGCGGGTGACGTTCCAGCTGCAGAGCCGGCAGCGGGTGcaggaatgctgcctgcagtgcGGCCCCGGcatcggccccggccccggccgcccgcGCCGCTGCACCAGCG GCCACCTGGTCTTGGATGAGGATGTGGAGCGTTCCACCTTCATCATTGTCACCGGCACGCTGTGCCCGTCGGAgagcctggctgtcaccctgagcACGGTGCAGGAGCTGCCCACGCTGCCAGACggggccctgcgcctgctgctgccCCCCATCCTCACACCCCACGTCCCCGCCGACCCCGAGAGCGAGCCGGCAAGCTTGTGTGACGACAGGTTGGCCCTATG CCCCACAAGCTGTTTTGGGGGGCCAGGTGCCCGGAGCCAGTCACCCACTGTGGTGCCTGCGGACAGCGTGGATGTCTTTCGGGGACGACCCTACAACCCTTTTCCTTACGAGTTCTCCTTCGAGCTGCTGGTGAAGGGCCCCTGCTTGCTGGCAG GGCTGGAGAGCCCATCACATGCCCTGAGAGCTGATGCTGACCCTTGGGCCAATTCTGCCACCACCACCTGTGTCACCTTAGCCGAGCCCCACCGCTACGACAGGGACCTGGAGATCATCCTCTACCCTTGTG agccccacagCCCGCACCTGGTGATTGAGGATGGCACCATGACGTACCCCGAGTACGAGGCGCACATCCGGGGCCGCCGGGACTACGTGCGGATTGCCAGGAAGGACAGCAGTGGCGAGAGACAg GTGGCTTTTGTGCAGAAGCGTTTCCACAAGGACATCTTCCCCAACCCCGTGCTGATGCTGAATTTCTGCCCGGCTGTGGAGGGCGTCCCCGGGGCCCTGCAGAGCGTCACCCGCGAGATCCTCTTCCTCATCGACCGCAGCGACTCCATCAGTGGCCCTGACCTTGACAAGGTCAAG GAGGCTTTGCTGGTAGCCCTGAAGAGCCTCCCGTCAGGAACACTGCTCAACCTTGCCAGCTTTGGCGCTGACATCAAGCCGCTCTTCCCATCCAGTCGCCTCTGCAGCAAC GAGACGTTGCGCCGTGCCTGCAAGTACCTGGGCGGGCTGCGGGCAGACCCTGGTGGCACCAACctgctggcagccctgggctgggcgCTGGCACAGCCCCTCCACCACGGCTACCCTCGCCAGCTGTTCCTGCTCACCGGGGCAGCAGCGGGCAGTGCCAGCAGGATCCTGCGGCTGGTGCGCAGGCAGGCCAGCACCGTCAG GTGTttcagctttggcatgggcccacACGCGTGCCGGCGGCTGCTGAAGGCCATGGCCAAGGTGAGCCGGGGCCGTGCCGAGTTCCTGAGTCCCTCTGAGAGGCTGCAGCCCAAG CTGATCAAGTCCCTGAAGAAGGCGATCGAGCCGGCCATCAGCGACATCACCATCGACTGGTACGTCCCCGACAGCATGGAGGCTCTGCTGTCACCCACCGAGCTCCCGGCCCTGTACCCCGGGGACCGCCTCGTCAGCTACTGCGTCCTCTACAGCATCGCCCGCTTCGGGGACAGGCGCCCGCTG GGCCAGGATGGGGCTCGGCAGAGCTCCCGGGGCTCAGCCTTTCTCTCCCAGCAGGACGTGCCCAGTCCTGGGGAGAGCCACCAGCCATCCCAGAGCCACCCAGGAACTGGGGATGCCTCCCTGGACGTTTTCTCTGGAAGTACAGAGGTGTCAGAGCGGA GTATCGATCCTGTTTCTGGGGGAGACATCTGGAAGCGGATCTACCAGCCCTCGTACATCCAGGAGCAGTATGTCCTGACACACTGCTCTGTCAGCACTGACCGCAGCCAGGGGCTGCTCTCCCGCAGCTCCACCAGCAGCGAGTCCACTGGTTCCCGGGACGTGGCCCTCGAGGGTGGCTCCTCGGGCCCTGGTGCTGATGTCAcctcccagcagggccagaagaGCCTGTCCCTCTGCGAGTCCTCCACCAAATCTGCCCCGCTGCCCTCTGCCCCAGCTGGCACCAAG GTGACAGTGGCCCTGAGCACGGAGGAGCTGGCACGGCAGAAGAAGGCGCTGGCACGTGCTGCCCTGGCTGGGCGCAGCTTCTCCACACCACACGGGGAGCTGGATGCCCATCGGCTCTGCCAGGCCCTGGAAAAGGTGTCACAGAAGAGGAACCAGTCCCTGGAGGGGCGGCTGGATGAGCTGGGACCGCAGGCACGGCAAATGCTGCCCGGGGCAGCGGAGTCAA ATAACCTCCTCTCGCCCACCCACCTGGACTGGGACATGCTGGTGGAGCCCTCCTACCTCTTCAGTGCCTCGCCAGCGCCCGAGGCGGGGCAGCCCGGCCTGGGTGATGCCAGCGCGCCCCTGCACTGCCAGGTGGTGATCCACGCGCTGCGGGCCGGCACGCCGGTGTCCTGGGAAGTGACAGCTTCCCTGgagcccctgctgcagccccgggagGGCCCGGGCAGGGGGGACCCGCCGCGGAGGGCGGCCAAGGCCTGGGACAAGCCCCTGCACCGCCTGGCAGCGCGCTCCGTGGTCCGGGACAACGAGAGCGTGGCGCAGCGGGAAGCCAAGCTGGAGCAAG GTCTCGCCCGCCGGTTCCGCCTGAAGGCCGTGCAAACCAGCAAAGCCTGCAACGTGCCTTCCCTCTACACTCGCCTGGTGCCCGTGGACGGTGCCACGCAGACAGCCCTGCCCGCAGCCCCCGAGGTGTGGGGCGTAG CTGGCTCGGCCGGCCGGACACGGGCTGCTGCGGCAGGGAACTGGCACCACCGGAGCTCCTCCgcggctcaggggcagcagcaggaggcagcgGAGCAGGATGAGGCCCCTGGCACTGCAG AGCGAGATGAGATCGCCAGGTCCCTGGGCAGCATCTCCTCCCCTACCTTTGGCTGGGAAAAGCAGAACTACTCAAACG GGCCTCCATCCAGCCCCTCCACCACCTCCATGGGCTCCCAGAAATCCACAGAGAGCATCGCAGGCTccag GTTTAGCCTGAGCAGGCGCAGGGGCCCCAGCCTGGCGCTGCGCCCGCAGTGCCTCAGCCCAGAGAGCGAGCGCTCCAGCAACCACGCCAGCCACGACTACCTCCCGCTG GTGCAGCTGCAGCAAGCCCGGGGGCCCTTCCAGCTCACCGAGAGCTTCTCTGAAGTGGTGCAGATCCCCCTGGACCGCTTGCGCCGTGCCTCCCCCTATGCCTCCCACCGTGCCAGCCtcagccccgtgtccccaggggccaggagcctgcctgaggcagcagctggggctgaggaGGGCGAGGAGCCcctcccagccccgcagcccaGCTCGCCCCCGTCCCGCAGCACCTGCTCCGAGGTGCCCAGCGCGGCCGCGTGGGCGCAGGCCGACAGCGGGCACGGCTCCGAGTCCGACACCGGGCCCCACTCGGCCGCCCCCTCTGAGGCCGGCGGGAGCTGCCAGGACGTGGGGCCAGAGGATCTGGAGAGCGCCAGCTGGGCCACGGCGGTGGCCCTGGCGTGGCTGGAGCATCGCTGTGCCGGGTTCTTTGAGGAGTGGGAGCTGGTGGCGGCCAAGGCGGACGCGTGGCTGTGGGCGCAGCGCCTGCCCGAGGGGGTGGACGTGGGCTGCCTCAAAGGGGCAGCCAGGCACTTGTTCCTGCTGCTGCGTCACTGGGACGAGAACATCAAGCTGAACATGCTGTGCTACAACCCCAACAACGTCTGA
- the VWA5B2 gene encoding von Willebrand factor A domain-containing protein 5B2 isoform X2, which translates to MPGLYALVSWEALPLKSSTVKACANGYSLSITAHLLYTNPHKEPVEGIFIYPLEESEVVAGFEAAAGSRRVTFQLQSRQRVQECCLQCGPGIGPGPGRPRRCTSGHLVLDEDVERSTFIIVTGTLCPSESLAVTLSTVQELPTLPDGALRLLLPPILTPHVPADPESEPASLCDDSPTSCFGGPGARSQSPTVVPADSVDVFRGRPYNPFPYEFSFELLVKGPCLLAGLESPSHALRADADPWANSATTTCVTLAEPHRYDRDLEIILYPCEPHSPHLVIEDGTMTYPEYEAHIRGRRDYVRIARKDSSGERQVAFVQKRFHKDIFPNPVLMLNFCPAVEGVPGALQSVTREILFLIDRSDSISGPDLDKVKEALLVALKSLPSGTLLNLASFGADIKPLFPSSRLCSNETLRRACKYLGGLRADPGGTNLLAALGWALAQPLHHGYPRQLFLLTGAAAGSASRILRLVRRQASTVRCFSFGMGPHACRRLLKAMAKVSRGRAEFLSPSERLQPKLIKSLKKAIEPAISDITIDWYVPDSMEALLSPTELPALYPGDRLVSYCVLYSIARFGDRRPLGQDGARQSSRGSAFLSQQDVPSPGESHQPSQSHPGTGDASLDVFSGSTEVSERSIDPVSGGDIWKRIYQPSYIQEQYVLTHCSVSTDRSQGLLSRSSTSSESTGSRDVALEGGSSGPGADVTSQQGQKSLSLCESSTKSAPLPSAPAGTKVTVALSTEELARQKKALARAALAGRSFSTPHGELDAHRLCQALEKVSQKRNQSLEGRLDELGPQARQMLPGAAESNNLLSPTHLDWDMLVEPSYLFSASPAPEAGQPGLGDASAPLHCQVVIHALRAGTPVSWEVTASLEPLLQPREGPGRGDPPRRAAKAWDKPLHRLAARSVVRDNESVAQREAKLEQGLARRFRLKAVQTSKACNVPSLYTRLVPVDGATQTALPAAPEVWGVAGSAGRTRAAAAGNWHHRSSSAAQGQQQEAAEQDEAPGTAERDEIARSLGSISSPTFGWEKQNYSNGPPSSPSTTSMGSQKSTESIAGSRFSLSRRRGPSLALRPQCLSPESERSSNHASHDYLPLVQLQQARGPFQLTESFSEVVQIPLDRLRRASPYASHRASLSPVSPGARSLPEAAAGAEEGEEPLPAPQPSSPPSRSTCSEVPSAAAWAQADSGHGSESDTGPHSAAPSEAGGSCQDVGPEDLESASWATAVALAWLEHRCAGFFEEWELVAAKADAWLWAQRLPEGVDVGCLKGAARHLFLLLRHWDENIKLNMLCYNPNNV; encoded by the exons ATGCCAGGCCTCTACGCCCTCGTGTCCTGGGAGGCTCTGCCCCTGAAGAGCTCCACGGTGAAGGCTTGTGCCAACGGGTACTCCCTGAGCATCACCGCTCACCTCCTGTACACCAACCCCCACAAGGAGCCCGTGGAAG GCATCTTCATCTACCCGCTGGAGGAGTCGGAGGTGGTGGCTGGCTTTGAGGCGGCGGCGGGCAGCCGGCGGGTGACGTTCCAGCTGCAGAGCCGGCAGCGGGTGcaggaatgctgcctgcagtgcGGCCCCGGcatcggccccggccccggccgcccgcGCCGCTGCACCAGCG GCCACCTGGTCTTGGATGAGGATGTGGAGCGTTCCACCTTCATCATTGTCACCGGCACGCTGTGCCCGTCGGAgagcctggctgtcaccctgagcACGGTGCAGGAGCTGCCCACGCTGCCAGACggggccctgcgcctgctgctgccCCCCATCCTCACACCCCACGTCCCCGCCGACCCCGAGAGCGAGCCGGCAAGCTTGTGTGACGACAG CCCCACAAGCTGTTTTGGGGGGCCAGGTGCCCGGAGCCAGTCACCCACTGTGGTGCCTGCGGACAGCGTGGATGTCTTTCGGGGACGACCCTACAACCCTTTTCCTTACGAGTTCTCCTTCGAGCTGCTGGTGAAGGGCCCCTGCTTGCTGGCAG GGCTGGAGAGCCCATCACATGCCCTGAGAGCTGATGCTGACCCTTGGGCCAATTCTGCCACCACCACCTGTGTCACCTTAGCCGAGCCCCACCGCTACGACAGGGACCTGGAGATCATCCTCTACCCTTGTG agccccacagCCCGCACCTGGTGATTGAGGATGGCACCATGACGTACCCCGAGTACGAGGCGCACATCCGGGGCCGCCGGGACTACGTGCGGATTGCCAGGAAGGACAGCAGTGGCGAGAGACAg GTGGCTTTTGTGCAGAAGCGTTTCCACAAGGACATCTTCCCCAACCCCGTGCTGATGCTGAATTTCTGCCCGGCTGTGGAGGGCGTCCCCGGGGCCCTGCAGAGCGTCACCCGCGAGATCCTCTTCCTCATCGACCGCAGCGACTCCATCAGTGGCCCTGACCTTGACAAGGTCAAG GAGGCTTTGCTGGTAGCCCTGAAGAGCCTCCCGTCAGGAACACTGCTCAACCTTGCCAGCTTTGGCGCTGACATCAAGCCGCTCTTCCCATCCAGTCGCCTCTGCAGCAAC GAGACGTTGCGCCGTGCCTGCAAGTACCTGGGCGGGCTGCGGGCAGACCCTGGTGGCACCAACctgctggcagccctgggctgggcgCTGGCACAGCCCCTCCACCACGGCTACCCTCGCCAGCTGTTCCTGCTCACCGGGGCAGCAGCGGGCAGTGCCAGCAGGATCCTGCGGCTGGTGCGCAGGCAGGCCAGCACCGTCAG GTGTttcagctttggcatgggcccacACGCGTGCCGGCGGCTGCTGAAGGCCATGGCCAAGGTGAGCCGGGGCCGTGCCGAGTTCCTGAGTCCCTCTGAGAGGCTGCAGCCCAAG CTGATCAAGTCCCTGAAGAAGGCGATCGAGCCGGCCATCAGCGACATCACCATCGACTGGTACGTCCCCGACAGCATGGAGGCTCTGCTGTCACCCACCGAGCTCCCGGCCCTGTACCCCGGGGACCGCCTCGTCAGCTACTGCGTCCTCTACAGCATCGCCCGCTTCGGGGACAGGCGCCCGCTG GGCCAGGATGGGGCTCGGCAGAGCTCCCGGGGCTCAGCCTTTCTCTCCCAGCAGGACGTGCCCAGTCCTGGGGAGAGCCACCAGCCATCCCAGAGCCACCCAGGAACTGGGGATGCCTCCCTGGACGTTTTCTCTGGAAGTACAGAGGTGTCAGAGCGGA GTATCGATCCTGTTTCTGGGGGAGACATCTGGAAGCGGATCTACCAGCCCTCGTACATCCAGGAGCAGTATGTCCTGACACACTGCTCTGTCAGCACTGACCGCAGCCAGGGGCTGCTCTCCCGCAGCTCCACCAGCAGCGAGTCCACTGGTTCCCGGGACGTGGCCCTCGAGGGTGGCTCCTCGGGCCCTGGTGCTGATGTCAcctcccagcagggccagaagaGCCTGTCCCTCTGCGAGTCCTCCACCAAATCTGCCCCGCTGCCCTCTGCCCCAGCTGGCACCAAG GTGACAGTGGCCCTGAGCACGGAGGAGCTGGCACGGCAGAAGAAGGCGCTGGCACGTGCTGCCCTGGCTGGGCGCAGCTTCTCCACACCACACGGGGAGCTGGATGCCCATCGGCTCTGCCAGGCCCTGGAAAAGGTGTCACAGAAGAGGAACCAGTCCCTGGAGGGGCGGCTGGATGAGCTGGGACCGCAGGCACGGCAAATGCTGCCCGGGGCAGCGGAGTCAA ATAACCTCCTCTCGCCCACCCACCTGGACTGGGACATGCTGGTGGAGCCCTCCTACCTCTTCAGTGCCTCGCCAGCGCCCGAGGCGGGGCAGCCCGGCCTGGGTGATGCCAGCGCGCCCCTGCACTGCCAGGTGGTGATCCACGCGCTGCGGGCCGGCACGCCGGTGTCCTGGGAAGTGACAGCTTCCCTGgagcccctgctgcagccccgggagGGCCCGGGCAGGGGGGACCCGCCGCGGAGGGCGGCCAAGGCCTGGGACAAGCCCCTGCACCGCCTGGCAGCGCGCTCCGTGGTCCGGGACAACGAGAGCGTGGCGCAGCGGGAAGCCAAGCTGGAGCAAG GTCTCGCCCGCCGGTTCCGCCTGAAGGCCGTGCAAACCAGCAAAGCCTGCAACGTGCCTTCCCTCTACACTCGCCTGGTGCCCGTGGACGGTGCCACGCAGACAGCCCTGCCCGCAGCCCCCGAGGTGTGGGGCGTAG CTGGCTCGGCCGGCCGGACACGGGCTGCTGCGGCAGGGAACTGGCACCACCGGAGCTCCTCCgcggctcaggggcagcagcaggaggcagcgGAGCAGGATGAGGCCCCTGGCACTGCAG AGCGAGATGAGATCGCCAGGTCCCTGGGCAGCATCTCCTCCCCTACCTTTGGCTGGGAAAAGCAGAACTACTCAAACG GGCCTCCATCCAGCCCCTCCACCACCTCCATGGGCTCCCAGAAATCCACAGAGAGCATCGCAGGCTccag GTTTAGCCTGAGCAGGCGCAGGGGCCCCAGCCTGGCGCTGCGCCCGCAGTGCCTCAGCCCAGAGAGCGAGCGCTCCAGCAACCACGCCAGCCACGACTACCTCCCGCTG GTGCAGCTGCAGCAAGCCCGGGGGCCCTTCCAGCTCACCGAGAGCTTCTCTGAAGTGGTGCAGATCCCCCTGGACCGCTTGCGCCGTGCCTCCCCCTATGCCTCCCACCGTGCCAGCCtcagccccgtgtccccaggggccaggagcctgcctgaggcagcagctggggctgaggaGGGCGAGGAGCCcctcccagccccgcagcccaGCTCGCCCCCGTCCCGCAGCACCTGCTCCGAGGTGCCCAGCGCGGCCGCGTGGGCGCAGGCCGACAGCGGGCACGGCTCCGAGTCCGACACCGGGCCCCACTCGGCCGCCCCCTCTGAGGCCGGCGGGAGCTGCCAGGACGTGGGGCCAGAGGATCTGGAGAGCGCCAGCTGGGCCACGGCGGTGGCCCTGGCGTGGCTGGAGCATCGCTGTGCCGGGTTCTTTGAGGAGTGGGAGCTGGTGGCGGCCAAGGCGGACGCGTGGCTGTGGGCGCAGCGCCTGCCCGAGGGGGTGGACGTGGGCTGCCTCAAAGGGGCAGCCAGGCACTTGTTCCTGCTGCTGCGTCACTGGGACGAGAACATCAAGCTGAACATGCTGTGCTACAACCCCAACAACGTCTGA
- the ALG3 gene encoding dol-P-Man:Man(5)GlcNAc(2)-PP-Dol alpha-1,3-mannosyltransferase yields MAAGRGVAVLRRAWRERRAALLEPRYTPLVAACLCLAEGGVNLWVIRRVPYTEIDWKAYMQEVEGFANGTRDYTQLKGDTGPLVYPAGFVYIFLGLYHATGRGSDIRLAQYLFAGLYLLNLLLVFRIYCRTNKVPPYVFFFMCCASYRIHSIFVLRLFNDPVAMAILFLAINLFLEERWSWGCLLFSLAVSVKMNILLFAPGLLFLLLQRFGLLGCIPKLCICALLQVVLGLPFLLVNPVGYLTRSFDLGRQFQFKWTVNWRFLPEEVFQNRVFHAALLLAHLAGLGLFALHRWHSSKENILTLLKDPAKRKPASPRLTVNRIVFILFSSNFLGVCCSRSLHYQFYVWYFHTLPYLLWCTPTTKLAHMPKVLLLGVIELCWNTYPSTVCSSLSLHICHGLILLQLWYGTAPTPVSHTPPPSRKPTATSRKAQ; encoded by the exons atggcggcggggcggggggtgGCGGTGCTGCGGCGGGCAtggcgggagcggcgggcggcGCTGCTGGAGCCCCGCTACACCCCGCTGGTGGCCGCCTGCCTCTGCCTGGCCGAGGGTGGCGTTAACCTCTGGGTCATCCGCAGGGTCCCCT ACACCGAGATCGACTGGAAGGCCTACATGCAGGAGGTGGAGGGGTTCGCCAACGGCACCCGCGACTACACCCAGCTGAAGGGTGACACCGGCCCGCTGGT CTACCCCGCCGGATTCGTGTACATCTTCCTGGGGCTCTACCATGCCACGGGCCGCGGCTCCGACATCCGCCTGGCTCAGTACCTCTTCGCCGGCCTCTACCTCCTCAACCTGCTCCTCGTCTTCCGCATCTACTGCCGGACCAACAAG GTCCCTCCGTATGTTTTCTTCTTCATGTGCTGCGCCTCATACCGCATCCACTCCATCTTTGTGCTGCGGCTCTTCAATGACCCTGTGGCCATGGCCATCCTCTTCCTCGCCATCAACCTCTTCCTGGAGGAGCGCTGGTCCTGgggctgcctcctcttcag CCTGGCTGTGTCCGTGAAGATGAACATCCTGCTCTTCGCCCCTGgactcctctttctcctcctgcaacggtttggcctcctgggctgTATCCCCAAGCTCTGCatctgtgccctgctccag GTGGTTCTGGGCCTGCCCTTCCTGCTTGTGAACCCTGTGGGGTACCTGACCCGCTCCTTTGACCTGGGCCGCCAGTTCCAGTTTAAATGGACGGTGAACTGGCGCTTCCTCCCAGAAGAGGTTTTCCAGAATAGAGTCTTCcatgctgctctgctcctggctcaCCTGGCAGGCCTGGGGCTCTTTGCACTGCACCGGTGGCACAG ttCCAAAGAGAACATCCTGACTCTGTTGAAGGATCCTGCCAAAAGGAAACCTGCATCCCCTCGCTTGACTGTCAACA GGATTGTCTTCATCCTCTTCTCCTCCAACTTCCTGGGTGTCTGCTGCAGCCGCTCCCTGCACTACCAGTTCTACGTCTGGTATTTCCACACTCTGCCCTACTTACTCTGGTGCACCCCGACCACCAAGCTGGCCCACATGCCCAA ggtgctgctgctgggcgtgATTGAGCTCTGCTGGAACACCTACCCCTCCACAGTGTGCAGCTCCCTCTCCCTGCACATCTGCCATGGACTCATCCTGCTCCAGCTCTGGTACGGCACAGCCCCCACGCCGGTGTCACACACCCCTCCACCGAGCAGGAAACCCACAGCCACGTCCAGGAAAGCCCAGTGA